CGGTGTCGCCGTGCCGGGCAGCATCCTCGTCAACCTGACCGCGGCCCATGGGCAACAAGCCCGCGCCCTGCTGGAGAAGGGCGTCCCCCGCGAGGCGCCCGAGTTCCGGGAGGTCCGTGCGAAGACCCTGAAGGCGCTCAACGAGACCCTGACCACGGGAGGGAGCAGGTGGGCACCCCGGCTGCGGCAGCTGCTCGACCCTCGCGCTCGTGGCAAGGCGCCCGACGACAACGACCTGGAGGTCTTCGAGTCGGACAACGAGTTCCGCGTCGCGCTGGGGCTCGCGCCCGTCCAGCAGGCCGCCTGACCCGGCGGACCTTGGGCCCCTGACGGACCTCGCGAAGGCCCGTCTCCCGGAGTTTCACGGAGGGCGCGGGCGGATCCGTCCCGCCCTCCCCTCCGTCGAGGCCCCCACCGTCGCGCGCTGCTTCCTATGATTGATGGCACCATGCATGTGCCACGAGAAGCAGACGGGTCCCCTCCAGCCGCCACGGAGGACGCGTCAGACCCGGCGTGGGCGCTCATCCTCGGCGCCTCCTCCGGCACGGGCGCGGCCATCGCGAAGGCCGTCGCGCGCAGGCCAGGGCTCAACGTCTTCGGCGTGCACCGGGGCCGCTACCCGGACACCGCGCTCGAGCTGGAGGCCCGCGTGCGGGAGGCGGGCCGGGACGTGCACCTGCGGCAGGCGGACGCCTCCACCCCCGAGGCCGCCGAGTCCGGCGCGGACGCCCTGCTCGCGCGCGCGGGCCCCCGGAGCGTGAAGCTGTTCGTCCACGCCATCGCCGGCGCGTCCGTGGGGCACTTCCTCTCCGAGGGCCCGGACCGGCTGCACCCGCGCCGCGTGCAGCGCACGTTCGACTGCATGGCGCACTCGTTCGTGTACTGGGTGCAGGCACTGGTGCGGCGCGACCTGCTGGCCCCGGACGCGCGCCTGCTGGGCCTGCAGAACCCGCTGGACGAAACGCACCTGGGCAACACCGGCCTCATCAGCGCCGCCAAGGCCGCGCTGGAGATGTACGTGCGCCATCTGGCGATGGAGCTGGGCCCGAAGGGCCACCGCGTCAACCTGCTCAAGTTCGGCACGGTGATGACGCCCGCCCTGCGCCACGTCTATTCGCCGGAGGCGCTGGCCCGGTTGGAGTCACGCCACGCGGCCATGCACCCCGCGGGGCGCATGGGCACGGTGGAGGAGGTGGCGCGCTTCGTCACCGTGCTCGTGGGCGATGACGCGGCCTGGTTCAACGGCGCCACCATCGACTTCTCCGGGGGCATGACGCTGCGGCTGCTGGACCTGCTGCTCAACCCGTGACGGCCGGCCCCGGAACGCGGAACGTGAGGCAATAGTAGAAGGGTGACACCTGCTCCTCGATGACGCCCTCCGCGTCCGGGGGCAGCAGCGCGCGCGGGCTCCTCGCCTCGCGCGTGTAGAACGTGAGGGCGCGGAAGGCGGCGCGCTGGAACAGCGACGGCCGGAAGTCCGCGTCCATCTGCTCATCCACCACCACCAGCGGCGTGCCGGGACGCGCCACGCGCGCCATCTCCCGCAGCGCCACCGCGGGCTGGTGGTAGCCGCCGATGCCGCCCACGTGGAAGACGCGGTCGAACGTGGCGTCCCGGAACGGCAGCGCGTGCGCGTCCGCCACCAGCAGCCGCGTGTCCTTCACACCCCGGCCCCGGCGCAGCCGCTTCTCGCACTGGGCCAGCATGCCGGTGCTCAAGTCCATCCCCCACACCTCCACGCTCAGGCCCGGCGGCAGGGCCCCCCGGATGCGCGGCAGGTTCGCGCCCGCGCCCACGCCCACCTCCAGCACGCGCACCGGCTGCCCGTCCTCATGCCGCTTCAGCGAGCCCAGCTCCAGCCGGCGCATGTACCCGTCGCGCATCCGCGACTCGGAGACGGACTGGAACAGCGGCGTCAGCACCGCCGTCAGCGGGTCATGCAGCGAGGGCAGCCCGTCGTAGATGTGGCGCATCAGCCGGTCCGTGCCCCGCACGCGGTCCTCGCGGTAGAGCCGGGCCAGCCCGTCCTCCACCTCCCACGTCTCGCCGCAGCCGCCGCAGCGCAGGCGCCCCTCGTCCAGCCGGTCGTCCTCGCTCTGCCCGTGCCACACCAGCCGGCCCCGACAGTCCGGACACGCCAGCAGCCCCACGTCCTGCACACGCATCATCGCCTGCTCACCCCGCGGTGCCCTGTTCGGCCAGCGCCTGCGCCAGGTCCTCGCGCGCCTCCAGCCGGGTGAAGTCCTCCACCGCCCGCCGCAGCAGCTCCGCGCGCTCCGGGTCGCCATCGGGCAGGTGGCGGGCCCACTCCAGCCGCGCGCGCCCGGCCTCGTAGGGCGTCCGCCGCTTCTCGGACTCCACGATACAGCGCCTCCACGCGCGGAAGGCCTTGCGCTGCTTGCCCGCGAGCCACGCCTCGCAGCCGCGCCACAGCCACGCGGCGGGCTCGCCGAAGGGGAACACGCCAGCAAAGACCTCCAGCGCCTGGAGCGCGGCCCGAGCGCTGTGCGCGAGCGACTGCAAGCCCGGCCCCGGCATCTCGCGCGCCCACAGCGTGAGCAGCACCTCCGCTACCGCCGTCGCGCCGAAGTAGACGAAGTGCGCCACCGGCTTGCCCGCCGACAGCCGCACCAGCGCCTTCTCCGCCGCGGCGCGCGCGCCCACGCTGTCGCCTTCGCGCAGGCACAGCAGCGCCAGCGTGCCGTCCACGATGATGCGGTCGGTGACGCCGCCGTGCGCCTCCGTCCACGCGAGCGCCGGCTCCAGGGCCACGCGGGCCCGCGCGTGCTCGCCCAGCCGCAGCAGGATGTGCGCGCGGTAGTGCATGGCCCAGTGCTGCGTCTGCACCGCGCCCCGGCGCACCGCGGACGCCTCCAGCCAGTCCATCAGCGGCAGGCCCCGCGCGAACTGGCCCCGGTAGAGCACCGACACGGTGAGCAGCGCGCGGCACTCCTCCGCCAGCCGCAGGTCCCCCACCGAGTCCACGATGGCCGTCGCCCGCGCGAGCCAGGCCTCCACGTCGTCCCAGTGCCCCTGGTACACCGCGCACACCGCGTTGCGGTTGAGCACATAGGCCAGGTCCGCCGGGCGGCCCACCCGCTCCGCCACCTCCTGCGCCCGCTTCACCCACGCGTCCGCCACGCGGTGCAGCGGCACCGTCCCCGCCACCACCGCCATCACCGTGTAGCCGCGCGCCAGCTCCGGCGTGGGGCCCGCGGGCTCGCACAGGTTGAGCATGCGCAGGCCGCTCCAGAGCACCGGCAGCGCCTCCTGCGCGTAGATGAACGCGTCGGTGAGCCGCATCAGCAGCCGGCCCGCCACCCGCCGCGCCTCGCGGCGCCGCGCGGAGTCATCCACGTACGCGTCCGGCCGCGCGCTCTGCGCGACCCGGGACAGCACCTGCCCCAGCGTGCCCAGCACCCACGCCGCGCGCGTCGTCGGCACGCGCCAGCCGAAGTGCGCGAGCGCGGCCTCCGCGTGCACGCGGAAGGCCGCCAGGTCGCCCAGCTGGAAGCGCGCCTCCGCCAGCAGCGCCTCCAGGCCGCCCAGCTCCAGCGGCGTCGCGTCCGGGACGGCCGCCAGCGCCCGCGCGAGCAGCGGCAGCGCTTCCCGGCACGCGCCCACCGCCAGCGCCTCCTCGCCCGCGCGCCGCGCGTGCAGCGCCTCGCGGGCCACGTCCTGGGCCTGTCCCCAGTGGTACGACAGCGCCGCGGCGTGGCCCGTGGGGTGGGCCGCCTCCAGCGCCTCCGCCGCGCGCCGGTGGAGCGCGGGCCGGGACGCGGGCGACAGGTCCTCCAGCAGCCGCTCGCGCAGCTTGTCGTGCGCGAAGCGCCAGCGCTCATCCGCCACGTCCAGCACCGCCGCCGCCGCGCAGTCGGTGAGCCACGCCTCCACGTCCACGTCCGGCGCGGCGCGCTGGAGCACCCCCAGGTCCAGCTCCCGGCCCAGGAGCGCCGCCAGGTCCAGCAGCCCCCGCGCCTCCCGGGGCACCTTCTCCAGCCGGCGCTGCACCAGGGCGCGCATGCCGCCCGCCCACACGCGCTGGGGCAGCGCGCGGGCCCCCAGCCGGTCCAGGCCGCCCGCGTCCTCCGCCAGCGCGCGCACCACCTCCACCAGCAGGAAGGGGTTGCCCTCCGATTCGCGGAGCAGCAGCTCCACCACGTCCGGCCTGCGGCCGACGGTGCCCAGCATGGACTCGCCCAGCAGCGCGATCTCCTCCGCGTCCAGGCGGGGCAGCCGCAGCACGCGGGCGCCAGGGAGCTGCCCCGGCAGCTGCGGGGACTCGTCGTCGCGGAAGCTCGCGAGCAGCAGCAGCCGCAGCCCCGGGGCCCGCGCCGCCAGCTGTCCCAGCAGCTGGAGGGACTCGGCGTGCGCCTGGTGCAGGTCCTCCAGGATGATCACCGTGGGCTGTGGCAGCCGGGAGAAGAGGTCCTCCACCGTCTGGTGCAGGCGCAGCTGCACCATCTCCGCGTCCACCTCCGGGGCGGCCGGCACCGCGTGGCCCAGCAGCGACTCCAGGTCCGGCACCAGGGGCCGGAGCACCCGCGCCTCGCGGTCGGACAGCTCCGTGAGCATGGGCAGCCAGCGCAGCACCGCGCGCCACTCCTGGTACGGCCCGCCGCCGGTGTCCACCGCCTGGCCGCGCAGCACCACCGCGCCGCGCACCAGCGCCAGCGCGCGCAGCTCGTCCAGCAGGCGCGACTTGCCCACGCCGCTCTCACCGCCGATGAGCCACGCGCCGCCCTGGCCGGAGAGCGCCTTGTCGAGCACGTCCGTCAGGTGCTCGCGCTCCTTCACGCGGCCCACGAAGCGCGCGGACTGGAGGAAGCTCTCGCGCGTGGCGGCGGACTCGGCGGGCGGGGACTGGCCGGAGGCGTCGCACAGCGCGGCGATGACGGCCTCCGCGTCGCGCGGCCGGCGGTGGGCGTCGGGCGCCACCAGCCGCTCCAGCACGCCCTTGAGCGCGGGCGGGAAGCCCGGCGTCGCGAACACCTGACCGGCGTGAGGCAGGCGCCCGAAGAACATCTGGCACGCCATGGCGCCGAAGCCGAAGAGGTCGGTCTGCTCGGAAGGGGGTTGGTCCTCGAAGAGCTCCGGGGCCAGGTAGCCCGGCGTGCCCGCGGGGTGCGCGCGCCGGCCCTGCTGGTCGCGCCCCACCGCGAGGCCGAAGTCCAGCACCTTCACCTGCCCGCGCACCACCAGCACGTTCCCGGGCTTCAAGTCGCGGTGGATGATGCCGCGCCGGTGCAGGTACGCGAGCGCCTGGAGCGTCTGGATCAACAGCCCCACCTGGACCACCAGGGGCGCGTCCGCGCCGGCCTCCACCAACGTGCGCGCGTCCTCCAGCAGGTCCATGGCCAGGTAGGGCCGGCCCTCCACGTCGAAGCCGTAGTCCAGCACGCGGATGACGTGCGGGTGGCGCAGCGACACCAGCGTCTGGAACTCGTGGGCCAGCGACAGCGCCATGCCCTGGGTCGCGAAGGCGGAGGGGGTGCCCCGCCCGGGGCGCCGCGCCAGGTCCGCCACCGTCTTGTGCAGCCGCTTGAGGGCCACCGGGCCGGACAGGCCGTCCTGCGCGCGCCACACCGTGCCCGCGCCGCCTCGGCCCAGCAGGTCGAGGATGCGGTAGCGGCGCCCCACCACCTCCGGACTCATGCCCGGGGACGTGTCGGAGTCCTCCGGCGAATCCGCGCGGGGGGAAGTCTGGCAGGAAGGAGGGTGAGACATGAGGGGGGGCCGCCCTGCCCGTGAGGATATCTCCCCTTCCCGTGCGGGAGGGGATTGAATGTGACGAGGGCAGGCGAAGCAGTTGGCGCTTCGGACCCCGGGGGGGCGGCCCGGCGGGCAGGGCCCGGCAGGCCCCTCTCCCGTGGGGTGATGAAACACCCTGTTTCAACACACGGAGGAGGACATCGATGGAGGGCTACGACTTCGATTTGTTCACGCTGGGAGCGGGGTCTGGCGGCGTGGCGGCCAGCCGGCGCGCGGGGGCCTCCGGGGCGCGGGTGGCCATCTGCGAGGAGGGGCGCGTGGGTGGCACCTGTGTGCTGCGGGGGTGCGTGCCCAAGAAGCTGCTCGTGTACGCATCACACTTTCGCTACGAGCTGGAGGACGCGGCGGGCTACGGCTGGACGGTGAACGGGCCCGCGCTGGACTGGAAGCGGCTCCAGGCGGCGAAGGCGAAGGAGCTGGACCGGCTGACGGGCATCTACGGGCGGCTGCTGCGCGACGCGGGCGTGACGCTGGTGGAGGGCCGAGGCCGGGTGGTGGACGCGCACACGGTGGAGGTCGCGGGGAGGCGCTACACGGCGGAGCGCATCCTGGTGGCGACGGGCGGACGGCCCTACGTGCCGGAGGTGCCGGGCATCGAGCACGCCATCACGTCGGAGGAAGCCCTGGAGCTGCCGTCGCTGCCGCGCCGGGTGGCGGTGGTGGGGGGCGGCTACATCGGCGTGGAGTTCGCGGGCATCTTCGCGGCGCTGGGCGTGAAGGTGACGATGCTCATCCGCGGCGACACGGTGCTGCGCGGCTTCGACAATGACATCCGCGCGGCGCTGACGCAGGAGATGCGCAAGAAGGGCGTGGACATCCGGACGGAGACGTTCATCTCGGACATCGAGAAGCGCGGCGACGGCACGCTCAGCCTGATGACGCGCATGGGGGACACGCTGGAGGTGGACGCGGTGCTGTACTCCACCGGGCGGATCCCCAACACGCGGGGACTGGGCCTGGAAGAGGCGGGCGTGAAGCTGGACGCGCGGGGCGCGGTGGTGGTGGACGGGCAGTCGCGCTCATCGGTGGAGAGCATCTACGCGGTGGGGGACGTCACGGACCGGCTCAACCTCACGCCGGTGGCCATCGCGGAAGGCCGGGCGATGGTGGAGACGCTGTACCGGAACAACCCGGTGACGATGGACCACGAGAACGTGCCGTCCGCGGTGTTCAGCCAGCCCCCGGTGGGCACGGTGGGGCTCACGGAGCGCGAGGCCATGGAGCGCTACGGCAAGGTGGACGTCTACGTCTCCAGCTTCCGGCCGATGAAGCACACGCTCACCGGCCGCGATGAACGGTCGATGATGAAGGTGGTGGTGGAGCGCGGCACGGAGCGCGTGCTGGGCTTCCACATGGTGGGCGCGGACGCGCCGGAGATCATCCAGGGGCTCGCCGTCGCGCTGAAGTGCGGCGTGACGAAGAAGCAGCTCGACGCCACGGTGGGCATCCACCCCACGGCCGCGGAGGAGTTCGTCACCCTGCGCGACAAGCGCCCGGACCCGGCGGAGAGCGCCACGATGCTGGAGCTGGGGCGCGAGGTGGTGGCCACGCCTCCGGGGGATACACGGGAGTGAAGCGACTCCCGGGTGTGTCCCCTCGTTCCACGGTGGAGGGGCACACTGGGGGCACATGGCGACTCGCTGGGCGGGTCAGGCTTCCTCGTCAGGAAGGAGCGTCCGGAGCAGTTCGTCATCGGGACCGAGCGGTCGCCAGCCAGGTGGTGGTGGATGGGCGAGGAGTGCATCTCCGGCCCGCCTTACACGCTCTTCGTGCGTTTCTGGCGTGTAGGACGACCAACGACCGAGAGCCATGGCGACCTCGAAACGGTTTGCGTCGTCCATCACGACCGGCCAACCATCGGGGAGTCCCTCGGCCAGTTCACGCACGAGCACATCGCGGACGAAGCGTGTGACCTGCTTGCGCTGTTCCGCCTCTGCAAGCAATCCGCTCAACACCTGCACCGCCGCAACGTCATCTTTGCCAAGCGCGTCGGCTAACACGTACAGCGGAACGGCAGGGTGCGCCTCGGCAAAGGAGGTGAGTGAGCTGTAGCCACGCTCCCGGACCCTTTCGTAGAGACGTGCCCTGACGTTGCCCTGCCAAGCTTCTCCGCCGCTCATCGGCCTCGCCCGGGAGTGAAGTTCATTGGAACTCTATAATCCCGCATGTTTTTCGCGACGAGCCTCAGGATTTCGTTCCGCGTCAACATCCGACCAGTCCTAGCCTCCGCGTCGCGCAGGGCCTTCATGATCATCTGGTTCCACTCGCCGGGCCATGTGCGCCCCAGCTTCCAGTTTCCCCCGCCGTGGATCGCCTCGTGGTGAGCCTGCTCCAGCCGGACGCAGAACTGGTCGATGTCCATGTCGCCCTTGAAGCCGCGCTGCTCGAACCACTCGCGGTGCTCTTGCGGCAACACGTGGTGCTTGGGTGCGTCGGACATGCCCGCTCCTGCCCTGCCGGTCTCGTGCATGCCGCGCACTTCGGGGCTGTCTCCCAACGCGTCGCGCACGCCCTTGGGTAGGTCCTGATGCCCCTGGGCCATCATGACCTGTCCGCCCTGAATGAGGACGGCCGCACTGGCGGCAGGAACGGAGATAACGCCCGCCTGCACGAGCCTTCGCATCATCTCCACCCACTCGGCGGAGACAACAATCCGCGAGCCCACCATGACTCCACCGGAAGTCATCACAAGGCCCACGCCGAGCGTCGCCGGAGCCGCAGGCGGCCCCCGTGGCAGTGACATCTTCAGCGTGGAGATCATGGCGACCATCTCCAACGCCTGCATCGCCGCGATGACCTGCCCGCCCAGCTTCATGGTCGAGCGAGTCTCTCGATGGAGCGTGTCGAACTCACGGGTCAGCGACCCCATCAACTCGGGCATCGCGAGGGTCGCCGCTTCGACCCGCTCCGGGTCCAGCGAAGAGAGGTCCGCCAGCGTGGGCTCCATCATTCCCTGCACGCGATGAAGGTCGGCGAACAACTTCTCGACGCTGCACATCGGGCAGTTTCTGAAAATGGCGTCAGCGAGGTGGAGGAAGTCGACCCAGGTGGCAAGCAGGAGGGTCCCGAACTGGGCCGCCTGGAGCTTCGGCCCTGTCATGCGCAGCAAGCCCAACTCCAGGTCCGTGTCACCGGCTTCCGAGGCCGCATCCGTCAACGCGGTGGCACTCCCGAGCGCGTCACGAAGCCACGTCAACTGATTGGAGCCCTGGTCGAGGTATCGCGTGAAGACGCCGGTGAAGCCCCATCCCACGAGGGCTGGAGGACGGGACGCCAGTTTGAAGAGCGCGGCTTCGTGGCTGTCCATGGAGTCCTTCACCTCTCCGATGGCCGCGAGGACGGCTTGGCGTGTCAGGACGGCGCCCTGCCCCCCGCCCCCAACGGCTACAACCCTGCTGCCGTCCCCAGCGCCTGTCGCGTCGTCGCGTGGCCCCTGGCGGCGCAGCAGCCGTTGGTACATCCCAGGTCCCGAAATGGAGGACGGTGGGGAGCGCAATGCGCGTGGAGGCTCATCCCCCGGAGCCTCCACCCACGCGGGCGCAGGAGCCCCACGCGGCGCATGGCTCAAGCTCCGGCCATGCCCGGGAGCCTGCGGCACGGAGGCGCATCCCGTGGCCAGCATCGCCACGGCCAGCAACAGGGCCTCAGCGCGCATTGTCCACCCCCAGGCCCACCGAGGCGAAAGCACCAGGCCGCAGCGTCCCTTCCAACAAGGGGAACAGCAGCCACAGCCATACCGCCCAACTTCGCGTCATTCGCATACGCGTCTCCTGTGAATGCCCCGACGAAGGGAGCAAAGGACACACGTCTGACGTTCACCTTGGCCCTGACCGGCTGCGTTGCTGCTCGTGGGTGAGGGAAAATGGAGGCCGGCCGTGTCGGGCCGACGGGTGCGGGGGTTCATGTCTCGGACAGACGATGCATTACGCCCACCCCGCACCTCCCCGCGCGACAAGCGCCCGGACCCGGCGGAGAGCGCCACGATGCTGGAGCTGGGGCGCGAGGTGGTGGCCACGCCTCCGGGGGATACACGGGAGTGAAGCGACTCCCGGGTGTGTCCCCTCGTTGAAGGACCTCCTCGCCGCGGGCATGAGGCCCTGCGAGAGCCTCATGCCCGCGGTGGTCCCTCAGAGCCGCTCGACGCTCGTCTTGAAGCCCATGGCCAGATAGGTGATCTGGTAGGACACGGACTCCTTCAGCGCCGCCTTGGCGGCGTCATCGAGCTTGGCTTTCCTGGCGGCCAGCGCCACCTGCTGGAGCACCTCGACCGCGTCATCGACGGACTTCTGAAGCTTCTTCAGGTGCGCCTGGAGCTCCGGAGCGGTCAGCCTGTCGATCTTGGCATCGGCCGCATCGCGGATGTGCTGGAACTCGGTGAAGGAGACGCGATTGTCCGAGTTGATTCGGTCAAGCTCCTTCTTCAGTTCGGCATGCTGGGTCGTGATGTTGAGGCTCATGGGGGTTCTCCTTGGGATCGGGCGATTCCGGGTGGATGCGGCGACACGGCCTGTTGCTGCGAACTCAAGACACGCTGTGTTGTCGAGGAGCACGGGCCGCGCTGGAGACCTAGCACTCGCCTCATGAGCGGGTGTTCGTGCGCTCGCGGGAAGTGCAGGCGGGCCAACGCTTCAGCGGGGAAGCGTTCACGGAGCGACCTTGAACCACCCTCGTGTCGCTACGACGCCGGCCCTGTCTCATGGCCTCGATGGGACCACGAGCAACACAATCCCTGGGCGCAAAGCCAATTGCTCGCAAATCACCCCACCCTGAACATGAGAACCCGGGCGCATCCCGCGCTCAATGGCGCCCATGCGGTGCCTTTCCAGAGACCGACAGACATGACCACGAAAGAGATTCTCATCAGCCTTCTCCTGACGATTCCGCTCGCGGCCCATGGCGCAGGGGACGAAACAACGAGCACCGCGAACACACCCAGCCCCACGGCCGAGGACCCACGGCTCATCGTCGAACACGAGGACGCCGTCCCAACCGACGGGACTCCAGAGGGCGGAGACTCGAGGCTCGGCGGGTCCGAAGACAGCCCGGCTTCCTTTGCCTCAATCTTCACGCTCCGCAGCTCCATGAACAACAAGTGCCTGGAGATCTACGCCTTCAACAACAACAACGGCGCCCGCTCCGGCATGTGGGACTGCTGGGGCGGCGCGAACCAGAAGTGGTACTGGAACGGCGAAGAGATCCGCAACACCATGAACAACAAGTGCCTTGAGGTGCTTTCATTCAACAACAACAACGGCGCCACGGTTGGCATGTGGGACTGCTGGGGCGGCGCGAACCAGAAGTGGTACCGAGACGGAAACCAGATTCGGAGCAGGTTCAACAACAAGTGCCTGGAGATCTACGCACTCAGCAATGACAACGGTGCCCGCGGCGCGGTCTGGGACTGCTGGGGTGGCGCCAACCAGCAATGGTACTTCGGCCCCTGACAGCCCCATCCGTGAGCACCCAGCCCGGAGATGGGCAACGCGGCTGAACGCCGTCTCCGCCGCTCCGGATGTCCCGCCGGGATGAGGCTCACGCGCAGGCGCGAGCCCGGGCGAGCAGGTACTCCCGCTGCGGCGGCGTCCGGGCCAGCGCGGCGGCCTGCCGGAAGCAGTCCGCCGCCCGGCTCCGCTCCCCCACCTGCTCCAACAGCGTGCCCTCCACGGCGAAGCGGTACGGATACCGCCGCAGCACCGCGTCCGTGCGCAGCGGCCCCAGCGCCTCCAGCGCCGCCGCCGGTCCCCGCACCCGCCCCAGCGCCACCACGCGCCCCAACGCGATGATGGGCGACGGCTTGAGCGCGAGCAGCGCGT
The genomic region above belongs to Corallococcus silvisoli and contains:
- a CDS encoding SDR family NAD(P)-dependent oxidoreductase, which translates into the protein MHVPREADGSPPAATEDASDPAWALILGASSGTGAAIAKAVARRPGLNVFGVHRGRYPDTALELEARVREAGRDVHLRQADASTPEAAESGADALLARAGPRSVKLFVHAIAGASVGHFLSEGPDRLHPRRVQRTFDCMAHSFVYWVQALVRRDLLAPDARLLGLQNPLDETHLGNTGLISAAKAALEMYVRHLAMELGPKGHRVNLLKFGTVMTPALRHVYSPEALARLESRHAAMHPAGRMGTVEEVARFVTVLVGDDAAWFNGATIDFSGGMTLRLLDLLLNP
- a CDS encoding methyltransferase domain-containing protein — protein: MMRVQDVGLLACPDCRGRLVWHGQSEDDRLDEGRLRCGGCGETWEVEDGLARLYREDRVRGTDRLMRHIYDGLPSLHDPLTAVLTPLFQSVSESRMRDGYMRRLELGSLKRHEDGQPVRVLEVGVGAGANLPRIRGALPPGLSVEVWGMDLSTGMLAQCEKRLRRGRGVKDTRLLVADAHALPFRDATFDRVFHVGGIGGYHQPAVALREMARVARPGTPLVVVDEQMDADFRPSLFQRAAFRALTFYTREARSPRALLPPDAEGVIEEQVSPFYYCLTFRVPGPAVTG
- a CDS encoding serine/threonine-protein kinase; this translates as MSPEVVGRRYRILDLLGRGGAGTVWRAQDGLSGPVALKRLHKTVADLARRPGRGTPSAFATQGMALSLAHEFQTLVSLRHPHVIRVLDYGFDVEGRPYLAMDLLEDARTLVEAGADAPLVVQVGLLIQTLQALAYLHRRGIIHRDLKPGNVLVVRGQVKVLDFGLAVGRDQQGRRAHPAGTPGYLAPELFEDQPPSEQTDLFGFGAMACQMFFGRLPHAGQVFATPGFPPALKGVLERLVAPDAHRRPRDAEAVIAALCDASGQSPPAESAATRESFLQSARFVGRVKEREHLTDVLDKALSGQGGAWLIGGESGVGKSRLLDELRALALVRGAVVLRGQAVDTGGGPYQEWRAVLRWLPMLTELSDREARVLRPLVPDLESLLGHAVPAAPEVDAEMVQLRLHQTVEDLFSRLPQPTVIILEDLHQAHAESLQLLGQLAARAPGLRLLLLASFRDDESPQLPGQLPGARVLRLPRLDAEEIALLGESMLGTVGRRPDVVELLLRESEGNPFLLVEVVRALAEDAGGLDRLGARALPQRVWAGGMRALVQRRLEKVPREARGLLDLAALLGRELDLGVLQRAAPDVDVEAWLTDCAAAAVLDVADERWRFAHDKLRERLLEDLSPASRPALHRRAAEALEAAHPTGHAAALSYHWGQAQDVAREALHARRAGEEALAVGACREALPLLARALAAVPDATPLELGGLEALLAEARFQLGDLAAFRVHAEAALAHFGWRVPTTRAAWVLGTLGQVLSRVAQSARPDAYVDDSARRREARRVAGRLLMRLTDAFIYAQEALPVLWSGLRMLNLCEPAGPTPELARGYTVMAVVAGTVPLHRVADAWVKRAQEVAERVGRPADLAYVLNRNAVCAVYQGHWDDVEAWLARATAIVDSVGDLRLAEECRALLTVSVLYRGQFARGLPLMDWLEASAVRRGAVQTQHWAMHYRAHILLRLGEHARARVALEPALAWTEAHGGVTDRIIVDGTLALLCLREGDSVGARAAAEKALVRLSAGKPVAHFVYFGATAVAEVLLTLWAREMPGPGLQSLAHSARAALQALEVFAGVFPFGEPAAWLWRGCEAWLAGKQRKAFRAWRRCIVESEKRRTPYEAGRARLEWARHLPDGDPERAELLRRAVEDFTRLEAREDLAQALAEQGTAG
- the gor gene encoding glutathione-disulfide reductase: MEGYDFDLFTLGAGSGGVAASRRAGASGARVAICEEGRVGGTCVLRGCVPKKLLVYASHFRYELEDAAGYGWTVNGPALDWKRLQAAKAKELDRLTGIYGRLLRDAGVTLVEGRGRVVDAHTVEVAGRRYTAERILVATGGRPYVPEVPGIEHAITSEEALELPSLPRRVAVVGGGYIGVEFAGIFAALGVKVTMLIRGDTVLRGFDNDIRAALTQEMRKKGVDIRTETFISDIEKRGDGTLSLMTRMGDTLEVDAVLYSTGRIPNTRGLGLEEAGVKLDARGAVVVDGQSRSSVESIYAVGDVTDRLNLTPVAIAEGRAMVETLYRNNPVTMDHENVPSAVFSQPPVGTVGLTEREAMERYGKVDVYVSSFRPMKHTLTGRDERSMMKVVVERGTERVLGFHMVGADAPEIIQGLAVALKCGVTKKQLDATVGIHPTAAEEFVTLRDKRPDPAESATMLELGREVVATPPGDTRE
- a CDS encoding NUDIX hydrolase, coding for MSGGEAWQGNVRARLYERVRERGYSSLTSFAEAHPAVPLYVLADALGKDDVAAVQVLSGLLAEAEQRKQVTRFVRDVLVRELAEGLPDGWPVVMDDANRFEVAMALGRWSSYTPETHEERVRRAGDALLAHPPPPGWRPLGPDDELLRTLLPDEEA
- a CDS encoding DUF2380 domain-containing protein; translated protein: MDSHEAALFKLASRPPALVGWGFTGVFTRYLDQGSNQLTWLRDALGSATALTDAASEAGDTDLELGLLRMTGPKLQAAQFGTLLLATWVDFLHLADAIFRNCPMCSVEKLFADLHRVQGMMEPTLADLSSLDPERVEAATLAMPELMGSLTREFDTLHRETRSTMKLGGQVIAAMQALEMVAMISTLKMSLPRGPPAAPATLGVGLVMTSGGVMVGSRIVVSAEWVEMMRRLVQAGVISVPAASAAVLIQGGQVMMAQGHQDLPKGVRDALGDSPEVRGMHETGRAGAGMSDAPKHHVLPQEHREWFEQRGFKGDMDIDQFCVRLEQAHHEAIHGGGNWKLGRTWPGEWNQMIMKALRDAEARTGRMLTRNEILRLVAKNMRDYRVPMNFTPGRGR
- a CDS encoding RICIN domain-containing protein, whose translation is MTTKEILISLLLTIPLAAHGAGDETTSTANTPSPTAEDPRLIVEHEDAVPTDGTPEGGDSRLGGSEDSPASFASIFTLRSSMNNKCLEIYAFNNNNGARSGMWDCWGGANQKWYWNGEEIRNTMNNKCLEVLSFNNNNGATVGMWDCWGGANQKWYRDGNQIRSRFNNKCLEIYALSNDNGARGAVWDCWGGANQQWYFGP